Proteins from a single region of Paraglaciecola sp. T6c:
- a CDS encoding DUF6445 family protein: MGGPIIKSTAEQPRINPDHQIQVIRIGRQRTPVLIIDDYFDSLTSVLGLAQHTAHFIPDEATYYPGVRSKLPKEYVLASLKPLMKGLYNIFDIAPELTPAPVDNYFSLVTKQPNQLLPQQTLPHFDTNDPNSLAVVHYLNSTEHGGTGFYRHNRSGIERVTKSNEQAYGTEVTGILASSDTREYCTTAHHAYTCIHKIPYKQNRLLLYPGNILHSALINNKDIDADPMSGRLTANMFIKFH, translated from the coding sequence ATGGGAGGGCCGATTATAAAATCCACCGCAGAACAACCGCGGATAAACCCAGATCATCAGATCCAAGTGATCAGGATAGGACGTCAAAGAACACCTGTGTTGATCATAGATGATTACTTTGACTCTCTCACCAGTGTGCTGGGTCTCGCTCAGCACACTGCACATTTTATCCCCGATGAAGCCACTTACTATCCAGGTGTTCGTAGTAAGTTACCGAAGGAATATGTACTCGCTAGCCTAAAACCTTTGATGAAAGGGCTGTATAATATTTTTGACATCGCCCCTGAATTAACCCCCGCCCCGGTAGACAACTACTTTTCATTAGTCACGAAACAACCTAACCAATTGTTGCCCCAACAAACACTGCCTCATTTCGATACTAACGATCCAAACTCCTTGGCCGTTGTACACTATTTGAATTCAACCGAGCATGGTGGAACCGGTTTCTACCGCCATAATCGCAGTGGTATTGAACGAGTCACCAAGAGCAATGAACAAGCCTATGGAACAGAAGTGACCGGAATTTTGGCCTCGTCCGACACGCGAGAATACTGCACAACGGCCCATCACGCTTATACTTGTATTCATAAGATACCTTATAAGCAAAATAGGCTGCTGCTTTACCCCGGAAATATCTTACACAGCGCACTTATCAATAATAAGGACATTGACGCTGACCCGATGTCAGGCCGCCTTACTGCAAATATGTTTATTAAATTCCATTAG
- a CDS encoding MGMT family protein: MSHNPHYKQIWQTVCAIPAGKVASYGQIADLAGLPGRARLVGKSLGYVPSDMNVPWYRVLRSSGQLAFPKGSEQAMKQTGLLQDENVAVLSNRVKLVSFQWQPTLEEMLWKLQQ, translated from the coding sequence ATGTCACACAATCCCCATTATAAACAAATTTGGCAAACAGTTTGTGCTATTCCCGCCGGTAAAGTCGCTAGCTATGGGCAGATTGCTGATCTTGCTGGTTTGCCAGGCCGTGCACGCCTAGTGGGTAAATCTCTGGGTTACGTTCCCTCTGATATGAACGTGCCTTGGTATCGCGTGTTACGTTCCTCGGGCCAACTGGCTTTTCCTAAAGGGTCAGAGCAAGCCATGAAACAGACAGGATTACTACAAGACGAGAATGTGGCGGTGTTAAGCAACAGAGTCAAATTAGTCAGTTTTCAGTGGCAGCCCACATTAGAAGAGATGCTTTGGAAGCTTCAGCAATAA
- a CDS encoding tRNA-uridine aminocarboxypropyltransferase, with product MKRAICRRCDYPLSVCICDLLCEVISSQRIIILQHPSEAQHAKNSAKLVKLCIPESEIWLGESAEDFSHLQRGIKTRGGKVAVVYPNDDSVALESLTKKQRTSIDTLILIDATWRKAYKIWQLNPWLKQYSSWHFAKPPASQYVIRKTSIEGGLSTLEALAHALTLTQEIDTSELVTTFDEMQNRVFARHTSKHET from the coding sequence GTGAAAAGAGCCATTTGTCGTCGTTGTGATTACCCTCTGTCCGTATGTATCTGCGATTTATTATGCGAGGTTATTAGTTCACAGCGAATTATCATCCTGCAGCATCCCAGTGAGGCACAGCATGCTAAAAATAGTGCAAAGTTAGTCAAGCTTTGTATCCCCGAGAGTGAGATCTGGTTAGGAGAATCTGCCGAAGACTTTTCACACCTTCAACGAGGTATCAAAACGCGTGGAGGGAAGGTAGCCGTTGTGTACCCTAATGACGACAGCGTAGCGTTGGAATCGCTGACTAAAAAGCAACGGACATCAATCGACACGCTGATCTTGATTGATGCCACATGGCGTAAGGCATACAAGATATGGCAGCTAAATCCGTGGTTAAAGCAATATTCGTCGTGGCATTTTGCTAAGCCCCCTGCAAGTCAATATGTCATTCGTAAAACATCCATTGAAGGCGGTTTATCAACGTTAGAAGCCTTAGCTCATGCGCTTACATTAACCCAAGAGATAGATACAAGTGAGTTGGTAACTACATTTGATGAAATGCAAAATCGCGTTTTTGCCCGTCATACCTCGAAGCACGAAACCTAA
- a CDS encoding response regulator, whose protein sequence is MKSVFFIILFLSFFSFEIEAQDTSITQFSASEIQQQDISQRLTYLSIGHAQLPNYRSPLDDWLLMFDKHDMHDVFKDRYVTAFEIYNDTQNSEWFIHPYGSVVESIQVSVYQDYSPVVTALSGLDHTNVYPLHYGSKLKIPPGQSVTVLMVFSSDFFFAPLKIALQSEQQMRDIVATDNIVLFICFGVCLALGIYNLFIFIVMRDNQYLYYALSTLFYTSSWAAVFGVFEYLHMFSAKDWLMAGFLLGSAFSAFFQIAFFRLNVSSKPAMYLLLVLGCLCLLFLPLAIYSQALGLIIVSIMTSAVLMTGLFIGIMSWIKGYRPARYFTIAILCVIIPNIIGNLLNLRILTDISLDIYLLGFVGIAADTLILAFALAEKMRLVNSRNALLKQQLEHKVKIRTQALSEANRKLAKSNHELVEANSAKDYFLANMSHEIRTPLTSIIGYADGILLGDIDKAEQERVTNIIYQNGAHLLRIINDILDLSKIDANKLEFDTQPCHLFTLLGEIESVAGKRARDKGIGFHVNYDFPLPDKIITDAVRLKQILFNLTNNALKFTHSGHITLNVSIANTTLIIKVIDTGEGISQSDMHKLFHPFTQADSVINRQVGGTGLGLSIAKRLAQGLGGDISALSQLRKGSTFTVSITLVTPKNVPWLSTVGEIDMSNIHQITHETDVPKFGACKVLLADDHPNNRELVALLLKRMNINVVEVSDGHQALQAMHTGQFDLLLLDIHMPELDGIETLKAIRGSGNQTPAIALTANTMKHEVNHYLRIGFTDHLAKPIDRDVFFSKVSRYLNLAKADQSNIDNDKMLPLVQGYITDLREELGAIEQAWGKRDLAKISASIHKIKGAAGSFGLANIGDVFSRIETSVKNNDEVALLTMLPQALRHAYACINLPSVNVALAIVNFNHSFPLYLAQLPYAISQCENQLGDIAQALRAGDDIETMQLIKNAQELFNHYAFEKGASLLDEISSSIARKDYNSDYHITALQQVRSLLESINRALKSHIKNIE, encoded by the coding sequence GTGAAGTCTGTATTTTTTATCATTTTGTTTTTGTCATTTTTTAGTTTCGAGATTGAGGCACAAGATACCTCAATAACGCAATTCTCCGCATCTGAAATTCAACAACAAGATATTAGTCAACGTCTCACCTACTTGAGCATCGGTCATGCACAGCTGCCAAATTACAGATCTCCTCTAGACGATTGGTTGCTGATGTTTGATAAACACGACATGCACGACGTGTTCAAAGACAGATATGTCACCGCGTTCGAGATTTACAACGACACGCAAAATAGCGAATGGTTTATTCATCCCTATGGCTCTGTTGTAGAGTCAATTCAAGTTTCGGTTTATCAAGACTACAGCCCTGTAGTTACGGCATTGAGCGGGCTAGATCACACTAATGTCTACCCTCTTCACTACGGAAGTAAACTTAAGATCCCCCCAGGACAAAGCGTGACTGTGCTGATGGTGTTTAGCAGTGACTTCTTTTTTGCGCCACTAAAAATAGCATTACAAAGCGAACAGCAAATGCGCGACATAGTCGCAACAGATAATATTGTTTTATTTATCTGCTTCGGTGTGTGCTTGGCATTAGGCATATACAATTTATTTATATTTATTGTTATGCGTGACAATCAGTACCTTTATTACGCACTGTCTACGCTTTTTTATACCAGTAGCTGGGCAGCCGTGTTCGGGGTGTTTGAGTATTTGCACATGTTCAGCGCTAAAGATTGGCTGATGGCCGGGTTTCTCTTGGGTTCTGCTTTTTCGGCTTTCTTTCAGATCGCGTTTTTTCGCTTAAATGTGTCATCTAAACCAGCCATGTACTTATTACTTGTACTTGGTTGTCTATGTTTGTTGTTTTTGCCTTTAGCAATTTACAGTCAAGCGCTGGGCCTTATTATTGTATCGATTATGACCTCTGCGGTTTTAATGACAGGCTTGTTCATTGGCATCATGTCTTGGATCAAGGGTTATCGGCCAGCACGCTATTTCACTATCGCAATACTGTGCGTCATCATCCCGAATATTATCGGAAATTTACTTAATCTGAGAATACTGACAGATATCAGCCTCGATATATATTTGCTAGGTTTTGTTGGCATAGCAGCAGATACCTTGATCCTTGCCTTCGCTTTAGCTGAAAAGATGCGATTAGTAAACTCTAGAAATGCTTTACTCAAGCAACAATTAGAACACAAAGTCAAAATCAGGACCCAAGCCCTAAGCGAAGCTAATCGAAAATTAGCCAAATCTAATCACGAACTCGTTGAAGCTAATTCCGCTAAGGATTATTTCCTAGCTAATATGAGCCATGAGATACGTACCCCTCTCACATCGATCATAGGTTACGCTGACGGGATCCTATTAGGCGATATAGACAAAGCCGAACAAGAGCGCGTAACAAATATTATCTATCAAAATGGAGCGCATTTACTTCGCATCATCAACGACATATTAGATTTGAGTAAAATAGATGCGAATAAACTGGAATTTGACACCCAGCCTTGCCACTTATTTACCTTATTAGGAGAGATTGAATCGGTCGCAGGTAAACGTGCGCGAGACAAGGGCATAGGCTTTCATGTTAATTATGACTTCCCGTTACCAGATAAAATTATCACTGATGCCGTTAGGCTTAAGCAAATATTGTTTAATCTAACCAATAACGCCCTTAAATTCACCCACAGCGGTCATATCACGTTAAATGTAAGTATCGCCAATACCACCTTAATAATTAAGGTAATCGATACAGGTGAAGGGATAAGCCAAAGCGATATGCACAAGTTATTTCATCCTTTTACGCAAGCAGACAGCGTAATAAACCGTCAGGTTGGCGGAACCGGCTTAGGCTTAAGTATTGCCAAACGATTAGCTCAAGGCTTAGGCGGTGATATATCCGCACTTAGCCAACTCAGAAAAGGCAGCACATTCACTGTCAGTATTACGTTAGTCACACCCAAAAACGTACCTTGGCTAAGCACCGTTGGTGAAATTGATATGTCTAATATTCACCAAATTACCCACGAAACAGACGTGCCTAAATTTGGAGCATGCAAAGTACTTCTTGCAGATGATCATCCCAATAATCGAGAGCTTGTTGCCTTGTTACTTAAGCGTATGAATATTAACGTAGTGGAAGTGTCTGATGGCCATCAAGCGCTGCAGGCTATGCACACCGGCCAGTTTGATTTGTTATTGCTGGATATTCATATGCCTGAATTAGACGGCATTGAGACACTTAAAGCGATCCGTGGTTCTGGCAACCAAACACCTGCTATAGCGTTAACCGCCAATACCATGAAACACGAAGTAAACCACTATTTGAGAATAGGATTTACTGATCACTTGGCCAAACCCATTGATAGAGACGTGTTTTTCAGCAAAGTCAGTCGTTATCTAAATCTGGCAAAAGCGGACCAATCAAATATCGACAACGATAAAATGCTGCCACTTGTGCAAGGTTATATTACCGATTTACGAGAAGAACTGGGTGCGATAGAGCAAGCCTGGGGTAAGCGGGATTTAGCCAAAATATCGGCTTCGATACACAAAATTAAGGGCGCGGCGGGCTCGTTCGGCTTAGCTAATATTGGTGATGTCTTCAGCCGAATTGAGACATCAGTTAAAAACAACGACGAAGTCGCCTTACTGACGATGCTTCCTCAAGCGTTAAGGCATGCTTATGCTTGTATTAATTTGCCAAGCGTGAACGTAGCGTTAGCAATAGTCAACTTCAACCATTCATTTCCACTTTATCTAGCCCAGTTACCTTATGCCATAAGCCAATGTGAAAACCAACTTGGGGATATTGCCCAAGCGTTACGTGCAGGGGATGACATCGAGACGATGCAATTAATTAAAAATGCGCAAGAGCTGTTCAATCACTATGCTTTTGAGAAAGGGGCATCTTTGTTAGATGAAATAAGCTCCTCAATCGCACGTAAGGATTATAACTCTGATTATCACATTACCGCACTGCAACAGGTCAGAAGTCTGCTGGAGAGTATCAATAGGGCGCTAAAAAGCCATATTAAGAATATAGAGTAA
- a CDS encoding F0F1 ATP synthase subunit epsilon codes for MAMTIQLDVVSAEDSIFSGLVQSIQVTGSEGELGVQYGHAPLLTTIKAGMVNVVKQHGEEELIYVAGGVLEVQPGHISVLADTALRAGDLDEQAVLEAKKRLEENIANPSADFEYAEAAAELAETIAQLRLIQKLRK; via the coding sequence ATGGCAATGACAATTCAACTGGATGTGGTAAGCGCAGAAGACAGTATTTTTTCTGGATTAGTGCAGAGCATCCAAGTCACCGGTAGTGAAGGTGAGCTTGGTGTTCAGTATGGTCATGCTCCTTTGTTGACTACCATCAAAGCTGGAATGGTTAATGTGGTTAAGCAGCACGGCGAAGAAGAATTGATTTATGTTGCTGGTGGTGTACTTGAAGTACAACCCGGTCATATATCAGTACTTGCAGATACCGCACTTCGAGCTGGTGACCTGGATGAGCAAGCCGTTCTTGAGGCGAAGAAACGTCTTGAAGAAAATATTGCAAATCCTAGTGCTGATTTCGAATATGCAGAAGCTGCTGCAGAGCTTGCCGAAACCATCGCGCAGTTACGATTGATTCAAAAGCTACGCAAATAA
- the atpD gene encoding F0F1 ATP synthase subunit beta — protein sequence MSQGKVVQIIGAVVDIEFPQDSVPKIYDALRITEGDLQGLTLEVQQQLGGGVVRTIALGTTDGLRRGLTVDNTGEAIQVPVGKATLGRIMDVLGNPIDEAGPIGEEERMSIHREAPTYEDQSSSIELLETGIKVIDLVCPFAKGGKVGLFGGAGVGKTVNMMELIRNIAIEHSGYSVFAGVGERTREGNDFYHEMNESNVLDKVSLVYGQMNEPPGNRLRVALTGLTMAEKFRDEGRDVLFFVDNIYRYTLAGTEVSALLGRMPSAVGYQPTLAEEMGVLQERIASTKTGSITSIQAVYVPADDLTDPSPATTFAHLDATVVLSRDIASLGIYPAVDPLDSTSRQLDPLVIGQEHYDTARGVQSVLQRYKELKDIIAILGMDELSEEDKLSVSRARKIQRFLSQPFFVAEVFTGSPGKYVSLKDTISGFKGILEGEFDDLPEQAFYMVGSIEEASEKAKKM from the coding sequence ATGAGTCAAGGTAAGGTCGTCCAAATCATTGGCGCCGTTGTGGATATTGAATTTCCACAAGATTCGGTTCCAAAAATATATGACGCATTGCGTATCACCGAAGGTGATCTGCAAGGTTTGACCCTAGAAGTGCAGCAACAACTTGGTGGTGGCGTAGTGCGTACAATCGCATTGGGTACGACTGATGGCTTGCGCCGTGGTTTGACAGTAGACAATACTGGTGAAGCCATTCAGGTTCCAGTTGGTAAGGCTACTCTTGGTCGTATCATGGATGTATTGGGTAACCCAATCGACGAAGCAGGCCCTATTGGTGAAGAAGAGCGTATGTCTATTCACCGTGAAGCGCCTACTTATGAAGATCAATCAAGTTCAATTGAACTACTTGAAACAGGCATCAAAGTTATCGACTTGGTATGTCCGTTCGCTAAGGGTGGTAAAGTTGGTTTATTCGGTGGTGCCGGTGTTGGTAAAACCGTAAACATGATGGAGCTTATCCGTAACATCGCTATCGAGCACAGTGGTTACTCTGTATTCGCTGGTGTTGGTGAGCGTACTCGTGAAGGTAACGATTTCTATCATGAAATGAACGAATCTAACGTACTTGATAAAGTATCGTTGGTTTACGGTCAAATGAACGAGCCTCCTGGAAACCGTTTACGCGTGGCGTTGACAGGTTTAACCATGGCTGAGAAATTCCGTGACGAAGGTCGTGACGTACTTTTCTTCGTAGATAACATCTACCGTTATACGCTTGCTGGTACTGAAGTATCTGCATTGCTAGGTCGTATGCCATCTGCGGTAGGTTATCAGCCTACATTGGCTGAAGAGATGGGTGTGCTTCAAGAGCGTATCGCATCAACTAAGACGGGCTCAATCACGTCTATCCAAGCGGTATACGTACCGGCGGATGATTTGACCGATCCATCACCTGCAACTACCTTCGCTCACTTAGATGCGACGGTTGTATTGTCACGTGATATCGCCTCTCTTGGTATCTACCCTGCTGTTGATCCACTTGATTCAACTTCACGTCAGCTTGACCCACTTGTTATTGGTCAAGAGCATTATGATACTGCACGTGGTGTTCAATCGGTTCTTCAACGCTATAAAGAGCTTAAAGACATCATTGCTATTTTGGGCATGGACGAGTTATCTGAAGAAGATAAATTGTCTGTATCACGTGCTCGTAAAATTCAGCGCTTCTTGTCTCAGCCTTTCTTCGTTGCTGAAGTATTCACCGGTTCACCTGGTAAATACGTATCATTGAAAGATACGATCAGCGGCTTTAAAGGCATTCTTGAAGGCGAATTTGACGACCTTCCTGAACAAGCTTTCTACATGGTTGGTTCAATCGAAGAAGCATCTGAGAAAGCCAAAAAAATGTAA
- the atpG gene encoding F0F1 ATP synthase subunit gamma — MASGKEIKGKIGSIKNTQKITSAMEMVAASKMKKAQDRMTASRPYAENIRNVIGHLANANLEYRHPYLEDREVKRVGYIVISTDRGLCGGLNTNEFKKVTKDAKKWQEQGVEVDFAALGSKSCAFFNRFGGNMLAAESGLGDAPSVKDVIGLVRIMLNAFNEGKIDRLYLVFNKFVNTMAQEPLIDQLLPLPKSEDKALKHRWDYIYEPDPKPILDTLLVRYIESQVYQGVVENAASEQAARMVAMKAATDNAGDLIDDLQLIYNKARQAAITQEISEIVSGAAAV, encoded by the coding sequence ATGGCTAGCGGTAAAGAGATAAAAGGTAAGATCGGGAGTATTAAAAATACTCAGAAAATCACCAGTGCTATGGAGATGGTTGCTGCGTCTAAAATGAAAAAGGCGCAAGACCGTATGACTGCAAGTCGTCCATACGCTGAGAATATTCGAAACGTGATCGGTCACCTGGCTAACGCTAACCTTGAATATCGCCATCCTTATTTAGAAGACCGTGAAGTTAAACGTGTCGGCTATATCGTTATCTCAACTGACCGTGGTTTGTGTGGTGGCTTGAACACCAACGAATTCAAAAAGGTCACGAAAGATGCGAAGAAATGGCAAGAACAAGGTGTAGAAGTTGATTTTGCAGCTCTAGGTTCTAAATCATGTGCGTTCTTTAATCGTTTCGGCGGCAATATGTTGGCTGCTGAATCGGGACTTGGTGATGCACCAAGTGTGAAAGACGTGATTGGTTTAGTGCGTATTATGCTTAACGCCTTCAACGAAGGTAAAATCGACCGCCTGTATTTGGTGTTTAATAAGTTTGTTAACACCATGGCTCAAGAGCCACTGATCGATCAATTGTTACCTTTGCCTAAATCTGAAGATAAAGCATTAAAGCACCGTTGGGATTACATCTACGAACCCGATCCAAAACCAATTTTGGATACGCTACTGGTTCGTTACATTGAATCTCAGGTTTATCAAGGCGTAGTAGAAAATGCTGCGTCTGAGCAAGCAGCTCGTATGGTCGCGATGAAAGCGGCTACAGATAACGCTGGTGACTTAATTGATGACTTACAACTGATATACAACAAAGCACGTCAAGCAGCGATCACACAGGAAATCAGTGAGATTGTAAGCGGCGCGGCGGCGGTGTAG
- the atpA gene encoding F0F1 ATP synthase subunit alpha, producing the protein MQLNSTEIAELIKQRIEQFEVVSEARNEGTIVGVTDGIIRIHGLADVMQGEMIELPGNRYAIALNLERDSVGAVVMGPYADLQEGAKVTSSGRILEVPVGRGLLGRVVNTLGAPIDGKGAIEADGFEPVEKIAPGVIERQSVDQPIQTGYKSVDAMIPVGRGQRELVIGDRQTGKTALAIDAIINQKDSGVKCVYVAVGQKASTIANVVRKLEEHGAMAHTIVVAASASESAALQYLAPYSGCTMGEYFRDRGEDALIVYDDLSKQAVAYRQISLLLRRPPGREAYPGDVFYLHSRLLERAARVNENYVENFTKGEVKGKTGSLTALPIIETQAGDVSAFVPTNVISITDGQIFLETDLFNSGIRPAVNAGISVSRVGGAAQTKIVKKLGGGIRLALAQYRELAAFSQFASDLDEATRAQLEHGERVMELMKQNQYAPLSVADMSVSLFAVEKGYLKDVELDKILDFEAALHSYMNSEYAELIKTINDTGNFNGEIEATLAEALEKFKATQTW; encoded by the coding sequence ATGCAACTGAATTCCACTGAAATTGCAGAACTGATCAAACAGCGAATTGAACAGTTTGAAGTAGTAAGTGAAGCTCGTAACGAAGGAACTATCGTTGGTGTAACCGACGGTATTATCCGTATTCATGGCCTTGCAGATGTAATGCAAGGTGAGATGATTGAGCTTCCTGGTAATCGCTACGCTATCGCATTGAACCTAGAGCGCGACTCTGTAGGTGCGGTTGTTATGGGTCCTTACGCTGACCTTCAAGAAGGCGCAAAGGTGACTTCATCAGGCCGTATCCTTGAAGTACCAGTGGGTCGTGGTTTGCTAGGTCGTGTTGTAAACACACTTGGTGCTCCGATCGATGGTAAAGGCGCAATCGAAGCTGATGGTTTTGAACCTGTAGAAAAAATTGCCCCTGGCGTTATTGAACGTCAATCGGTAGATCAACCAATCCAAACTGGTTATAAATCAGTTGATGCCATGATCCCAGTAGGTCGTGGACAACGTGAATTGGTTATCGGTGACCGTCAAACAGGTAAAACTGCTTTGGCCATCGATGCGATCATCAACCAGAAAGATTCTGGCGTTAAATGTGTTTACGTAGCGGTTGGCCAAAAGGCATCAACTATCGCTAACGTAGTACGTAAGCTTGAAGAGCACGGCGCAATGGCTCATACCATTGTTGTTGCAGCATCAGCTTCTGAATCAGCAGCATTGCAATACCTTGCTCCTTATTCTGGTTGTACTATGGGTGAATACTTCCGTGACCGCGGTGAAGATGCGTTAATCGTATACGATGACCTATCTAAACAAGCTGTTGCGTATCGTCAAATTTCACTATTACTACGTCGTCCGCCGGGTCGTGAAGCATATCCTGGTGACGTTTTCTATTTGCACTCGCGTCTTCTAGAGCGTGCTGCACGTGTTAACGAAAACTACGTAGAGAATTTCACCAAGGGTGAAGTAAAAGGTAAAACAGGCTCTTTGACTGCATTACCGATTATCGAAACTCAAGCAGGTGATGTATCAGCATTCGTACCTACTAACGTAATCTCAATTACCGATGGTCAGATTTTCTTAGAAACTGACTTGTTTAACTCAGGTATTCGTCCTGCGGTTAACGCCGGTATTTCAGTATCACGTGTTGGTGGTGCAGCCCAGACTAAAATCGTTAAGAAGTTAGGTGGTGGTATCCGTCTAGCACTTGCTCAGTACCGTGAATTGGCAGCTTTCTCTCAATTCGCATCTGACCTTGACGAAGCGACTCGTGCTCAATTAGAGCATGGTGAGCGTGTTATGGAATTAATGAAACAGAACCAATATGCACCGCTTTCAGTGGCTGATATGTCTGTTTCATTGTTCGCTGTTGAAAAAGGTTACTTGAAAGACGTTGAGCTAGACAAAATCTTAGATTTTGAAGCTGCGTTGCACTCGTACATGAACAGCGAATACGCAGAGCTGATAAAAACTATCAATGATACAGGTAATTTCAACGGTGAAATTGAAGCCACGTTAGCTGAAGCTTTAGAGAAATTTAAAGCGACACAAACTTGGTAA
- the atpH gene encoding F0F1 ATP synthase subunit delta, translating to MSELTTIARPYAKAAFDYAVEQKIIAGWQEMLVFAAQVAQNPDIKNLMSGAVAPESLAEIFNKICGEQLDQHGQNFVKVLAENKRLQALPDIAELFSEFKAEFDKEIEADVTSATELNAKQQADISAALEKRLARKVKLNCSVDPTLIAGVKIKAGDTVIDGSVKSKLNRLTDALQA from the coding sequence ATGTCTGAATTGACAACGATTGCTCGCCCTTACGCAAAAGCTGCGTTCGATTATGCGGTTGAGCAGAAAATCATTGCAGGCTGGCAGGAAATGCTAGTTTTTGCAGCGCAAGTTGCACAAAATCCGGATATTAAAAATTTAATGTCCGGTGCGGTTGCTCCTGAGTCGCTAGCAGAGATTTTTAACAAAATCTGTGGTGAACAACTTGACCAACATGGTCAAAACTTTGTGAAAGTTTTGGCTGAAAATAAACGCCTTCAAGCGTTACCTGATATCGCTGAATTGTTTAGTGAATTCAAAGCTGAATTCGACAAAGAGATTGAAGCTGATGTTACATCAGCCACAGAACTCAATGCTAAACAACAAGCAGACATCAGTGCAGCTCTTGAAAAGCGTCTTGCACGAAAAGTTAAGCTGAATTGTAGCGTCGACCCTACCCTGATTGCCGGAGTTAAAATAAAAGCCGGTGATACAGTGATTGATGGATCGGTTAAAAGTAAATTAAACCGTCTCACAGACGCGTTACAAGCATAA
- the atpF gene encoding F0F1 ATP synthase subunit B: MNINATLFGELLAFIFFVWFCMKFVWPPIMGAIEERQKKIADGLAASERGEKDLELAQAKATEQLKEAKTQAAGIIEQAKKRGSQIVDEETQRAHQERENIIAQGHAEIEAERNRAKEDLRKQVAALAVAGAERILERQIDAAAQSDIVEKLVAEL, from the coding sequence TTGAATATCAATGCCACTCTATTTGGCGAACTTCTAGCATTTATATTCTTCGTGTGGTTCTGCATGAAGTTTGTATGGCCCCCAATTATGGGCGCGATTGAAGAACGCCAAAAGAAAATTGCTGATGGTCTTGCTGCGTCTGAACGCGGTGAAAAAGATCTAGAACTAGCTCAAGCGAAAGCAACAGAGCAGTTGAAAGAGGCGAAAACTCAAGCAGCTGGAATTATCGAGCAGGCTAAAAAGCGTGGTTCTCAAATAGTTGATGAAGAAACGCAACGTGCCCACCAAGAGCGTGAGAATATCATTGCTCAAGGTCATGCTGAAATCGAAGCTGAGCGTAACCGTGCAAAAGAAGATTTGCGTAAGCAAGTCGCAGCGTTAGCTGTTGCCGGTGCTGAGAGAATTCTTGAGCGTCAAATTGATGCTGCAGCGCAAAGTGACATAGTTGAAAAACTTGTCGCCGAGCTATAA
- the atpE gene encoding F0F1 ATP synthase subunit C, whose product MEILGNLYIAVGILIGLCALGPAIGFGLLGGKFLESAARQPELAPQLQVKMFIVAGLIDAIAMIGVAIALFLLFVESAKFAV is encoded by the coding sequence ATGGAAATCTTAGGAAATCTTTATATCGCGGTTGGTATTTTGATAGGACTATGCGCATTGGGCCCAGCGATCGGTTTCGGTCTTCTAGGTGGTAAATTTCTTGAGTCAGCTGCTCGTCAACCTGAGCTAGCGCCTCAACTACAAGTTAAAATGTTCATTGTTGCTGGTCTTATCGATGCAATCGCAATGATCGGTGTTGCTATCGCTCTTTTCTTATTGTTCGTTGAAAGCGCGAAGTTTGCTGTTTAA